The Phaeobacter gallaeciensis DSM 26640 genomic sequence TTCGATGCAGCTGACCGTGTCTGCCGATAGGCGTTCCAGCTCCTGCCCAATGACAAAACTTGCCATGTGCAGCGCATGAATGCCGCAATCCGCGAATTGGGCAGAAACACCGGCCTGCGCGGGATCATAGCGCCAGCGCACCCTTGGATTGTCTGCATCAGCTGCATCCGCATGGTGGCCATGGGCGAACTCCGCCTTCACAAGGCGGATTTTACCGAGATCACCACGCGCCACCATTGCCTTCATGTGGCGGACCAGGGAATAGCCGGAATAGCCATAGTTCACGGCGCAGATCTTTCCCTGCGCTTTGGCGATTTTGACGATTTCCTCGCCTTCTTCCACAGTCATCGTCATCGGCTTTTCGCAGAGGACGTGGAAGCCTGCTTCCAGAAACCTCTTGGTGATTTCGAAGTGCGTGGCATTCGGTGTCGCAACGGTGACCAGATCAACCCGGTCCGGGCGGTTGCGCTCCCCTTCCAGCATCTCCGTCCAATCGCCATAGGCGCGATCCGCCTCAAGCCCCAGCCGCTGGCCATAAGCACGCCCCTCTTCGGGACGGTGATCCAAGGCCGCTGCCGCGAAATCAAAGGCGCCATCGAGCCCTGCGCCCAAGCGGTGAGCCGGCCCGATCTGGCTGCCTTCGCCGCCGCCAATCATACCCCATTTCAATTTTGTCATGGTGCCGTTCCCTAGTTGAAACCGATAGATTCGAGGTATTCGCGGTTGGCTCGCGCATCGCCAATGGGATCAGGATCCAGCGTCGGATCGCAATCCTGCTCCACCGTACACCAACCAGAAAATCCAGCATCGACAAGCAGTTGTCGAACTTTCGGAAAATCGACATCCCCCTCACCGAGATTGCAGAAAATCCCCTGCCCGCAGGCATCATAGAAATTTGTCCGCTTGGCAATCACATCTGCTTTCACTTTGGGATCGATATCCTTGAAGTGCATGTAGCTGATACGATCCATATGCCGTTTCATGAAGGCAACCGGATCAAATCCGGCATAGGAGTGATGGCCGGTGTCGAAACAGATCTTCAGGATTTTGTCGTCAACCTCGTCCAGCAAGCGCTCCAGTTCCGGCTCAAAATCCATGAACCCTGCCGCATGGGCGTGAATGCCGACGGTCAAGCCATATTCTTCTGTCCCGATCCGGGCGACGGTGGCCAAACGATCACGAAACGCACCCCATTCGGCTTTGTCCATCTGCTCCGCCTCGGCGGCACGGCCTGCGGTGGGCGCGCGCCGTTCCGAGATCGAATCGATAAGGACCATATGCTTGGCGCCATGCGCTTTGAGGGCCTTGCAGGTGCGATGCGCCCCATCCAGCACATCGTCCCATTGATCCGGGTCATGAAAGGCACGAAAGACAACTCCGCCAATCAATTCCAGATCATATTCCGCCAGCGCATCCCGCAAAATTGCGGGATCTTCGGGCATATAACCCACCGGCCCCAATTCGATGCCCTTGTAGCCGGCTTCGGCGCAGTCCTTCAGAACACTGCGCCAGTCCGGGTTGCGGGGATCCTGTGCAAATTCTACCCCCCAGGAACATGGGGCATTGCCAATTCTGATTGTCATTTCACAGAGCTTTCTTAGAGACTTAGAACGTTGATACGGTTTGCCAGGACCGCGCCTTGGAGGCTGCCATGGCCGCGGCAATCACCTGATTGACGGCCATACCATCCTCGAATGTTGGCCAGACTGGCGTTTGTGTTTCGATCGCACGCAGGAAGTCCCGCGCCTCGATCAGGATCTGATCTTGATAACCGGTGCCGTGCCCCGGCCCTTGGCAGAATGGCAGATAGTCGGGATGCGCAGGCCCCGTCAGAATCTTACGGAAACCGCGTGTGCCTTCTTCGCCATCGCTCAGATAAAGCCAAAGCGCATTCTGATCCTCTTGATCAAAACGGATCGCGCCCTTTGTTCCTGTGATTTCATAGGCGTAGCCCATCTTGCGGCCGGTCGCGATACGGCTGAAGAACATCTGCCCCATCGCCCCGTTGGTAAAGCGACACATCATCTGACCTTGGTCGTCATTGCTGACACGGCCACCAGGACGGTCTGTATGAACGGTCTCAACTTCGGCAATCAGCTCCGCAATCGGGCCGATCAAAGCCATAGCCCCGTTGATCATATGCGGCGCCAGATCGCCCATGGTGCCGTTCGCGTCCCCCTCAGTGCGCCACGTCGCCGGTGCCGAGGGGTCGGCGTAGAAATCCTCGGTATGCTCACCGCGGAACCAGGTGACATCACCAATGGTGCCATCCGCAATCAACTGCCGGGCATATTGGCTTGCAGGGGTTCGAATGTAGTTGAACCCGACCATATTCGGACAGCCCGACGCCTCTGCCGCTGCCACCATGGCACGACTGTCCGCCAGCGATGCACCCAGCGGCTTTTCGCAAAAAACAGGCTTACCCAGCGCAAAGGCAGCTTCTGCAACGACACGATGCGTGTGTTGCGGCGTCGCGATCACGATGGCTTCGACTTTAGGGTCGTTGACCAATACCTGCCAGTCGTCCGTTGCGCGTTGAAAACCATAGGCCTGGCGATACCGTTCGGCGCTGGCAGACGTTGAGGCACAGACCATTTCCAATCGCGGACGCAGTGCAGTGTTGAAAACCGCCCCAACCGCAGACATGGCAACCGCATGGGCTTTGCCCATATAGCCACCGCCGAGAATTCCGATACCGATTTCGGTCATTCTGGCCTCCCAACCTATGAAATTCAATTTGCAACCGGTTGCAAAACTTGTATCTTGGGATTCGACATCTCGCAAGATCAAATCGACCCGAATACAGACCATCCCAGGGATCCCGCTCATGACGACGCCACCCAGAACAACAACACTGACAACCGCCCAGGCCATCATCCGATGGCTCTCCAACCAGTTCATTGAGATCGACGGTGAGGAAATGCGCCTATGTGGTGGCGGCTTTGGCATCTTTGGTCATGGCAATGTGACCTGCCTTGGCGAAGCGCTCTATGAGGCGCGTGACGCGCTGCCGCTCTATCGCGGCCAGAATGAACAAAGCATGGGCTTTGCGGCAGCTGGATATGCCAAGCAATGGCTGCGCCAGCGATTCATGTTCTGCACAGCCAGTGCCGGCCCAGGCACATCAAACCTACTCACCTCTGCGGCGCTGGCCCATGCCAACCGCCTGCCGATGCTAATGCTCTGTGGCGACACATTCCTGACTCGCCTGCCGGATCCGGTGCTGCAACAGATGGAGAATTTTGACGACCCGACCTTTGGCGTGAACGATGCCTTCAAGCCTGTGTCGCGCTATTGGGATCGCATCACGCATCCAGCGCAGATTATTCAATCCTTGCCCGCTGCAATTGCGACCATGCTGGATCCCGGCGACTGCGGCCCAGCCTTCCTTGGTCTGCCACAAGATGTGCAGGGGTGGACCTATGACTACCCCGAGATTTTCTTTGAGAAGAAAATCCACCGTATTCGCCGCATCGCACCGGATGCGACCGAAATCGCCGATGCTGCGGAAGCCCTACGTGGCGCCAAACGCCCGATGATCATTGCTGGTGGCGGGGTGCAATACAGCCGCGCCGTGGCCGAGCTGACCAGTTTTGCCGAAACGCATCAGATCCCGGTTGTTGAAACTATTGCTGGCCGCGCCAACCTGCGTGACACCCATCCGCTGAATATCGGCCCTATCGGCGTCACCGGATCAGACAGCGCCAATGCGATCGCCGCTGAGGCAGATGTGATCCTTGCGGTTGGCACACGATTGCAGGATTTTACCACCGGTTCCTGGACCGCATTTGCGCAGGATGCCCAGTTCATCTCGATCAATGCGGCCCGCCACGACGCAGGCAAACATCGCTCATTACCAGTGGTTGGGGATGCCCAGCGCAGTCTTAAGGATCTCGCCACTGCCAGCCAAGGCTACAAAACACCAGAAGGCTGGGTGACCCACGCGCAGGCAGAACGCCGCAGCTGGGTGGAATATGTGGCTGAGAATGTTTCCTATGAGGACAACCGCCCCAACTCCTATGCGCAGGCCATCGGTGTTGTGAATGCACTTTGCGACCCCAGGGACCGGGTGGTTGCAGCGGCTGGTGGCCTTCCGGCTGAGGTCACCGCCAACTGGCGCACACTGGAACCCGGCACCGTCGATGTGGAGTTCGGGTTTTCCTGCATGGGCTACGAAATTGCTGGAGCCTGGGGGGCACGCATCGCCCAGTCCGAACGCGAGCCTGAGCGAGACACCATCGTCTTTGTCGGTGATGGATCCTACATGATGCTGAATTCGGATATCTACTCCAGTGTTCTCAGCCGCAAAAAGCTGATCATTCTGGTGCTGGACAACGGTGGCTTTGCCGTTATCAACAAGTTGCAAAACAACACCGGCAACACGAGTTTCAACAACCTGCTTGAGGATTGCCCCACCATTCCCGAGGCCTTTGGTGTTGATTTTGTCGCCCATGCGTCCTCGATGGGGGCACTCACCGAAACTGTCGCAAATCCCGCAGAGCTAGGCGAGGCCTTCCAGCGTGCTCAAAGCAATGATCGGACAACTGTCATTGTTATGAAGGTCGACGCCTATGAGGGCTGGACCACCGAAGGCCACGCGTGGTGGGAAGTCGGCACACCGCATATCACCAACGACCCAAAGGTACGCGAAGCCCATATCGACTGGGAATCCAGCCGCAGCAAACAGCGCCGGGGCGTGTAATGACCCAATCAGCAAAGACAAACCTGTCGAAGCGCAACTTCCTCGTCATTGGACGGGTGGGTATGGATCTCTGCCCCACCCCGGCGGGCACAGCAACACCTGATGCCCAGGACATGATGGTGGCGATGGGCGGAAGTAGCGCCAATATCGCCGCAGGTCTGGTCAAGATGGGATGCAGCGCCGCGCTGGTCACCAGCGTGTCGGATGATGCGGTGGGGTGGTACTGCATCAACCAGCTGGATCACTACGGTGTTGACCGGACTCACGTGAAACGCATCACCGGTGAATATCGGACCTCTCTGGCAGTCTATGAAAGCCGGGTGCAGGACCATCAAAGCGTGATCTATCGCAACAATGCCGCCGATTTCCAGATGACCATCGAAGATGTCGAGGCGGTGGACTACAGCCAGTATGGTGCTCTGATCACGGCAGGCACGGTTTTTGCTGCGGAGCCATCGCGCAGCGCCACCTTCCGTGCCTTTGAACTTGCGCGCGCGGCCGGGCTGCCGATCATCTTTGATGTGGACTACCGGCCCTACAGCTGGCCCTCTCCCGAGGTTGCAGCGGATGTCCTGTCCCGTGCCGGCGACATGTCCGATATCATTGTCGGCAACGATGAGGAATTTGGCTTCATGGCTGGCGGCATCGACAAAGGCCTCGCAAAGGCAAGGTCTTTGGCGCAAACCTCTGCCTCCATCGTTGTCTATAAGATGGGACCCGAGGGCGCCGTCACCTTTGCCGATGGCCAAGAGATCCGCACCGGTATCTACCCCGTTGATGCACTGAAACCAACCGGCGCCGGCGACAGCTTCATGGCTGGTTTCCTCGCCTCACTCTCCGAAGGGCGTCCGATGAAGGATGCCATTCTGCGCGGCTCAGCCTGTGCCTCCGTCGTGGTGGCCAAACCCGGCTGCGCCCCCGCCATGCCCGACCTTGCCGCGCTGGAGGCGTTTCTTGCAACGCACCCTGGCGCCACCGAAATTTGAAAGGACCCGCAAATGCATATCGCCCCTCATGACAACCAGAACAAAGCCATCGTCGATGCCGAGAACGATCTGGTGCCACTCAATTATTTCAACATCGTCAAGCTGACCAAGGGCCAGACCTTTGAGTATCAGGTCCCAGGCTATGAGACCTGCATCGTTCCCGCGACTGGCACTGTCGATATTGAGGTCGAAGGCCTCAGCTACGCAGGTGTTGGAAATCGAACCATCGATGTCTGGGATGGTGAGCCGGAGGGCGTCTATATCCCTGTCGGCGCCAAGGTAACCATCACGTGCACAACGGATGCGACCGAAACCTTCATCGCCGGGGCCAAATACGACAAGGTTCTTGAACCCTTCGACGTACGCGCAGGCGGAATCGACAAGGTTCAATATGGTTCTGACGATACCAAGACCCACCGTAAGATCAAACACATCCTCGGCCAGAAGCAGCATGACAAGGTCGGCCGCCTCTTGGTGTCTGAACTGTTCACTGTCGGTCAGGGCGGATGGTCCGGCTTTCCGGCGCACAAGCACGACACCGACCGCAAAGACGCCGATGGCAACATCATCGAAACGCGTCACGATGAGACCTATAACTTCCGCTTCCGTCCCAACCATGGCTCTGGCGTACAGATCCTGCAGCGTGAAGAGGGCAAGCCGGGCGATGCCTATCAACTGATGGATGGCTCCACGATCATGATCGACAAG encodes the following:
- a CDS encoding Gfo/Idh/MocA family protein yields the protein MTKLKWGMIGGGEGSQIGPAHRLGAGLDGAFDFAAAALDHRPEEGRAYGQRLGLEADRAYGDWTEMLEGERNRPDRVDLVTVATPNATHFEITKRFLEAGFHVLCEKPMTMTVEEGEEIVKIAKAQGKICAVNYGYSGYSLVRHMKAMVARGDLGKIRLVKAEFAHGHHADAADADNPRVRWRYDPAQAGVSAQFADCGIHALHMASFVIGQELERLSADTVSCIESRVLEDDAMVNMRFDGGTVGRLWTSSVAIGRQHGLTLQVFGETGGLRWSQEQPNQLYWMPLGERLQVIERGEANLSPEADRTSRVTIGHAEGMPLAFANIYSDLAEAIRAEKAGRPIDPAADLYPRAEDGLRSMAAVFAVAESGATDGAWVDARPPMFR
- a CDS encoding sugar phosphate isomerase/epimerase family protein, encoding MTIRIGNAPCSWGVEFAQDPRNPDWRSVLKDCAEAGYKGIELGPVGYMPEDPAILRDALAEYDLELIGGVVFRAFHDPDQWDDVLDGAHRTCKALKAHGAKHMVLIDSISERRAPTAGRAAEAEQMDKAEWGAFRDRLATVARIGTEEYGLTVGIHAHAAGFMDFEPELERLLDEVDDKILKICFDTGHHSYAGFDPVAFMKRHMDRISYMHFKDIDPKVKADVIAKRTNFYDACGQGIFCNLGEGDVDFPKVRQLLVDAGFSGWCTVEQDCDPTLDPDPIGDARANREYLESIGFN
- a CDS encoding Gfo/Idh/MocA family protein, yielding MTEIGIGILGGGYMGKAHAVAMSAVGAVFNTALRPRLEMVCASTSASAERYRQAYGFQRATDDWQVLVNDPKVEAIVIATPQHTHRVVAEAAFALGKPVFCEKPLGASLADSRAMVAAAEASGCPNMVGFNYIRTPASQYARQLIADGTIGDVTWFRGEHTEDFYADPSAPATWRTEGDANGTMGDLAPHMINGAMALIGPIAELIAEVETVHTDRPGGRVSNDDQGQMMCRFTNGAMGQMFFSRIATGRKMGYAYEITGTKGAIRFDQEDQNALWLYLSDGEEGTRGFRKILTGPAHPDYLPFCQGPGHGTGYQDQILIEARDFLRAIETQTPVWPTFEDGMAVNQVIAAAMAASKARSWQTVSTF
- the iolD gene encoding 3D-(3,5/4)-trihydroxycyclohexane-1,2-dione acylhydrolase (decyclizing), which translates into the protein MTTPPRTTTLTTAQAIIRWLSNQFIEIDGEEMRLCGGGFGIFGHGNVTCLGEALYEARDALPLYRGQNEQSMGFAAAGYAKQWLRQRFMFCTASAGPGTSNLLTSAALAHANRLPMLMLCGDTFLTRLPDPVLQQMENFDDPTFGVNDAFKPVSRYWDRITHPAQIIQSLPAAIATMLDPGDCGPAFLGLPQDVQGWTYDYPEIFFEKKIHRIRRIAPDATEIADAAEALRGAKRPMIIAGGGVQYSRAVAELTSFAETHQIPVVETIAGRANLRDTHPLNIGPIGVTGSDSANAIAAEADVILAVGTRLQDFTTGSWTAFAQDAQFISINAARHDAGKHRSLPVVGDAQRSLKDLATASQGYKTPEGWVTHAQAERRSWVEYVAENVSYEDNRPNSYAQAIGVVNALCDPRDRVVAAAGGLPAEVTANWRTLEPGTVDVEFGFSCMGYEIAGAWGARIAQSEREPERDTIVFVGDGSYMMLNSDIYSSVLSRKKLIILVLDNGGFAVINKLQNNTGNTSFNNLLEDCPTIPEAFGVDFVAHASSMGALTETVANPAELGEAFQRAQSNDRTTVIVMKVDAYEGWTTEGHAWWEVGTPHITNDPKVREAHIDWESSRSKQRRGV
- the iolC gene encoding 5-dehydro-2-deoxygluconokinase, encoding MTQSAKTNLSKRNFLVIGRVGMDLCPTPAGTATPDAQDMMVAMGGSSANIAAGLVKMGCSAALVTSVSDDAVGWYCINQLDHYGVDRTHVKRITGEYRTSLAVYESRVQDHQSVIYRNNAADFQMTIEDVEAVDYSQYGALITAGTVFAAEPSRSATFRAFELARAAGLPIIFDVDYRPYSWPSPEVAADVLSRAGDMSDIIVGNDEEFGFMAGGIDKGLAKARSLAQTSASIVVYKMGPEGAVTFADGQEIRTGIYPVDALKPTGAGDSFMAGFLASLSEGRPMKDAILRGSACASVVVAKPGCAPAMPDLAALEAFLATHPGATEI
- a CDS encoding 5-deoxy-glucuronate isomerase, with protein sequence MHIAPHDNQNKAIVDAENDLVPLNYFNIVKLTKGQTFEYQVPGYETCIVPATGTVDIEVEGLSYAGVGNRTIDVWDGEPEGVYIPVGAKVTITCTTDATETFIAGAKYDKVLEPFDVRAGGIDKVQYGSDDTKTHRKIKHILGQKQHDKVGRLLVSELFTVGQGGWSGFPAHKHDTDRKDADGNIIETRHDETYNFRFRPNHGSGVQILQREEGKPGDAYQLMDGSTIMIDKGYHPCAVMPGYEMYYFTILGGLSQRSLIQYFQPTHAYQVETIPGIKDMVAKFK